Genomic window (Rathayibacter sp. VKM Ac-2760):
CGCCGCTCCCTCCTCGACGCGCTGGAGTCGCCCTTCGTGCTCGCGGCCCGAGCCCGCGGCGAGGGCGAGCTCGGCATCCGGCTCCGGCACGCCCTGCGGCACGCGGTGCTGCCCGGGGTCTCGCTGTCGGGCTGGGCCTTCGGCTACCTGATCGGCGGAGCGGTCGTGGTCGAGACGATCTTCGCCCGGCCGGGCCTCGGCCGCACGCTGCTGGCGGCGGTGACCGTGCGCGACGTGCCCGTGGTCACCGGAGTGGTGCTCGTCACCGCTCTCGCCTACATCGTCGTCACGCTGGCGACCGACCTCGTGACGCGCCTGGTCGATCCGCGCCTGGCCGGTCCCCGCCGCCTCGACCGGCGCATCGGCGCCGGGCACCAGGGGGCCGGCGCATGAGCGAGCTCGAGCTGCGCGCCGCCCGCCTGCCGCGCGCGGGCGCCCGCCGCCCTGCGTCGTCGGCGAGCTGCTCGCCCTCGCCTTCGTCGTGCTGCTCCTGCTCGCCGCCGTCGCGCCCGGGATCCTCGCACCGGCAGACCCGCTCGCCATCGCCCCGCGCGACGCCTTCACGCCGCCCTCCGCCGCGCACCTCCTCGGCACCGACGAGTCCGGCCGCGACGTCCTGAGCCGCCTCATCGCGGGCGCCGGCGCCTCCCTGCTCATCGGTGTGAGCGCGACCGCCATCGGCCTCGTGCTCGGCGCGCTCCTCGGCGTCGCCGCGGCGTTCGGCGGCCGCTTCGTCGACGGAGTGATCGGCCGGATCCTCGAGGTGCTCTTCGCCTTCCCGGCGCTCCTGCTCGCGCTGCTGGTGATCGTGGTCACCGGTCCCGGAGTCGTCCCCGCGACGATCGCGGTCGGCCTCTCCACCGCGCCCGGCTACGCGCGCATCCTGCGCACGCAGCTGCTCGGCATCCGCGACTCCGGCTACGTCGAGGCCGCGCGGGTGCTCGGCCACTCCGCGCCGCGGATCCTGTTCGCGCACGTGCTGCCCAACACCTTCGGCCCGCTCGCGGTGCTCGCGACGCTCGGCGTCGGGCAGGCGATCGTCTGGGCGTCGGCGCTCAGCTACCTCGGCCTCGGTGCGGAGCCGCCGGCGCCGGAGTGGGGCGCGATGCTCTCCGCCGGCCGGACCTACCTCGCGAGCGCGTGGTGGCTGACGGTCTTCCCGGGCCTCGTCATCGTGCTGACCACGATCGCGACGACCGTGCTCGGCGGCCGGCTGCGGGGTGCGCGATGAGCGCCGGGCGCGCCGGCAGCGCCGCCGTGGTGGAGGACCTCCGGGTCGCCTTCGACGGCGTCGAGGTCGTGCACGGGGTCTCGTTCCAGGTCGAGCCGGGGGAGTGCGTCGCGATCGTCGGCGAGTCGGGCTCGGGCAAGAGCGTGACCGCGCGGGCCCTGCTGGGGCTCAGCGGTGGCGCGGCGACCGGGAGCGTCCGGATCGGCGACCAGGAGGTGATCGGCGCCGGCGCGCGGGCCCTGCGACGCCTCCGCGGGGCCGGCGTGGGCTTCGTGCCGCAGGACGCACTGCTCTCGCTCGATCCGCTGCGCCCGATCGGCCGCGAGATCGGCGACGTGCTGCGTCTGCACGCCCGGCTCTCCGCGGCCGAGGCGTCGGCACGCGTCGCCGAGGTGCTCGCGAGCGTCGGCATGCCCGACCCGGAGGAGCGGATGCGCGACCGCTCCGGCGAGCTCTCCGGCGGGCTCCGGCAGCGCGCGCTGCTCGCCGCCGCGATCGCCCTCGATCCGCCTCTGCTCGTGGCCGACGAGCCGACCACCGCGCTCGACGTCACCGTGCAGGCGCGGGTGCTCGAGCTGTTCGCCGAGCAGAAGGCCCGCGGCCGGGCGCTGCTGCTGGTCTCGCACGACCTCGCCGTCGTCGCCGGGCTCGCCGACCGCATCCTGGTGCTCGCCGACGGCCGCGTGGTGGAGGACGGCCCGGCCTCGCGGGTGCTGCGCGCGCCGGAGTCGGTGCAGGCGCGCGCGCTGGTCGCGGCGGTGCCGGCCGGGCGGCCGCGCGGCTCGCGACTGACCGACCCGGCGGCGCCCCGTCGTCCCGCCCGCGCCGCCCGGCGAGGTGCTGCTGCACGCGACCGAGCTGGTCACCCGCTTCCCCCGTCCCGGCGGCGGCACCCGCACCGCCGTCGACGGCGTCGGCCTGGAGCTGCGCCGCGGCGAGACGCTCGGCCTCGTCGGCGAGTCCGGCTCGGGCAAGAGCACGGTCGCCCGGCTGCTGCTCGCGCTGCGGCGCCCGGATGCGGGCTCGGTCGAGTTCGACGGCGGCCCGTGGTCGGCGGCGACCGAGCGCGCACGGCGACCGCTGCGCCCGCGGATCGGCGCGATCTACCAGGACAGCCTGTCGTCCTTCGACCCGCGCTGGAGTGTCGGCCGGCTGCTGCGCGACGCGGGGGCGGAGTCGGTGCCCGCGCTGCTCGAGAGCGTCGGCCTGGCCGCGTCGCTGGAGCGCCGCTCGCCGCGGACCCTGTCCGGCGGCCAGCGCCAGCGCGTCTCGATCGCGCGCGCCCTCGCGACCCGCCCCGACGTGCTGATCTGCGACGAGCCGGTCTCGGCCCTCGACGTCTCGGTCCAGGCGCAGATCCTCGACCTGCTCGACGACCTGCAGCGCCGCCACGGCCTCGCGCTGCTCCTGATCTCGCACGACCTCGGCGTCATCGCGCACATGAGCGATCGCATCGCCGTGATGCGCGACGGCCGCCTCGTCGAGTCGGGCCCGGCCGCCGCCCTGCTCGCCGCCCCGCGCGAGGACTACACCCGCCGCCTGCTGGCCGCCGCACCCCGCCTCGACCGCGGCTGACGTCGCCACGCACCCCTTCCCTTGCTGGTCGAGTGGCCCCGCAGGGGCGTATCGAGACCCGTTGTCCCCAGCACGTCCGGCGGAGGTGGATGCCGAGACGCCCGCTCCGCGGGCCACTCGATCGGCAGTGACAGCACCGAAGCACCCCCTCAGCGCAGCGGCCGCAGGAACTCCCGCACGTCCGCGACCAGCGTCTCCGGCTCCTCCAGCGCCGCGAAGTGCCCGCCGCGCTCCGGCACGTCCGTCCAGCGCACGATCGTGTGCGCGTCCTCGACGAAGCGCCGGATGCCGATGTCGTGCGCGAAGCAGATCACCGCGGTCGGCACTCCCGAGTTCTCCGGCGGCGCGCCCCACTCGCTCTCCTGCGCGTAGCCGACGGACGCGGCCGACCCCGCCGTCGCCGTGAACCAGTACAGCGACGCGTTCGCGAGCAGCAGCTCGAGTCCGACGATCTCCTCGGCCGGAGTCCCGGCCGGGTGCGTCCAGGCCTGGAACTTGTCCAGCATCCAGGCCAGCTGCGCGACCGGCGAGTCGCTGAGCAGCTCGCCGACGAGCCCCGGCCGCGTCGACTGGATCGCGATGTAGCCGAACTCCTCCGTCATGAAGGTGCGGACGCGCCGCAGCCGATCCTGCTCCAGCGGCGTGAGCGAGGCGGCGGTCTCCTCGTCGACCTCGGGCACGAAGCCGAGGGTCCCGTTCACGTGCACGCCGATCACCCGCTCCGGCGCCACCCGCGCGACCTCCGGCGAGATCCCCGCGCCGAGGTCGCCGCCCTGCACCGCGAAGCGGTCGTAGCCGAGCCGGTCCATCAGGGTCACCCAGGTCTCGGCGATCCGCCGGGTCGGCCAACCGCCGCCGGTCAGGGGGATCGAGAAGCCGAAACCGGGGATCGACGGGATCACGACGTCGAACGCGTCGGCCGGGTCGCCGCCGTGCGCGGCCGGGTCGGTCAGCGGCCCGATCAGCCCGAGCAGCTCGAGGAACGACCCGGGCCAGCCGTGCGTCAGCAGCAGCGGCACCGCGCCGGGAACGCCCGAGCGCACGTGCGCGAAGTGGATCGTCTGCCCGTCGATCACGGTCGTGAACTGCGGCACCTCGTTCAGCCGCGCCTGCTGCGCCGGCCAGTCGAACTCCGCCCAGGCCTCGGCCAGCCGGCGGAGGGTCCCGGTCGGCACGCCGGTGTCCCAGTCGTCGCCGGGCAGCGGCGCCGGCAGTCGCGCGGCACGGAGCCGGCGGCGGAGGTCCTCGACGTCGCTCTCGCCGATGTCGATGCGGAAGGGGGAGATGCTCTCTGCTGCGCTCATGCCTCCACTCTGCCGACGAAGGCGGACAGAATCTGTCCCCCTTCGCCGGTCGAGCAGCCCCGAAGGGGCGCACTCTGCCGGTCGAGCAGCCCCGGAGGGGCGCACTCTGCTGGTCGAGTAGCCCCGCCGGGGCGTATCGAGACCCACCGTCACCAGCACGTCCGGCGGACGCGGATCTCGATACGCCCGCTCCGCGGGCTCCTCGATCAGCATGCAGCGGCGGACCGACGGCGAGCATGCCGGTCGAGGAGCACCGGTGCCCCCGCAGGGCACCCCTCACCGCGCCCCCGAGCCGTAGCGTGACAGGCATGACGAACGACCCCGAGGCCCGCGACTTCCTGACCTCCCGGCGCGCGCGGCTGACCCCCGAGCAGGTCGAGCTCCCCGGCGGCGGCCACCGGCGCGTGCCTGGCCTGCGCCGCAGCGAGGTCGCCCAGCTGGCCGGCGTGAGCATCGAGTACTACTCCCGGCTCGAGCGCGGCGACCTGCGCGGCGCCTCCGAGTCGGTGCTCGAGGCGCTCGCCGCCGCCCTCCGCCTCGACCACGCCGAGCGCGAGCACCTCTTCGACCTCGCCCGCGCCGCCGAGGGCTCGCCGCTGCGCTCCCGCCGCCGGAAGCCCGCGACCGTCCGCCCGAGCATGCGCCTCGCGGTCGAGTCGATCACCTCCGCCCCCGCCTTCGTCCGCAACGGCCGTCTCGACGTCCTGGTCGAGAACGACCTGTTCCGCGCGCTCTACGCCGACCTCTACGCGCTCCCGGAGCGGCCGGTCAACCTCGCCCGCTTCGCCTTCCTGCAGCGCGAGCTGGCCGAGGCGTTCTACCCGGTCTGGAGCACCGCCGCCGACATCACCGTCGGCATCCTCCGCACCGAGGCCGGCCGGGCCCCGCACGACGCCGCCCTCCAGGCCCTGATCGGCGAGCTCTCCACCCGGAGCGACGAGTTCCGCACCCGCTGGGGCGCCCACGAGGTGCGCCACCACGCCAGCGGCAGCAAGCACTTCCACCACCCGGTCGTCGGCGACCTGCACCTCAGCTACGAGGCGTTCGAGCCCCTCGGCGACCCCGGCCTCGACTTCCTGATCTACAGCGCCGAGCCCGGCTCGCCGAGCGACGACGCGCTGAGGCTGCTGGCGAGCTGGTCGGCCACGCACACCGCCGAGGCCGCCGAGGCCGCGCCCGCCCGCCGCTCCGCCCCCGCCGACAGGACCTCCGAGTGAACCGCCGCACCACTCTCCTCTTCGCCGTCGCGGGCGGCGTCGCCGTCGGCAACCTCTACTGGGCGCAGCCGCTCCTCGACTTCGTCGCCACCGACCTCGGCACGAGCACCGGATCCGCGGGCTGGCTCGTCACTGCGACGCAGCTCGGCTACGCCCTCGGCGTCCTCCTCTTCGTCCCGCTCGGCGACGTGCTCGACCGCCGGATCCTGGTGCCGGCGGCGATGCTCTGCGCCTCCGTCGCCCTGCTGGCCTGCGCGCTCGCCCCGACCTTCGCCGTGCTCGTCGCGACCCTCGCGCTCGTCGGCCTGACCACCGTCGCCGGCCAGATCCTCGCCCCGCTCGCGGGAGACCTCGCCGACGACGCCACCCGCGGCCGGGTCGTCGGCACGGTCGTCTCGGGCATCCTGACCGGCATCCTCGTCTCCCGCACCGTCAGCGGACTGATCGCGCAGGCCGCCGGCTGGCGCACCGTGTACGTCGTCGCGGCGATCGCGGGCGTGGTGCTCGCCGTGCTCCTCGCCCGGGCGATCCCGTCGCTCCCGCCGCGGACCCGGCTGCGCTACCCCGCGCTGATCGCCTCGGTCTTCGCGATCGTCCGCCGCGAGCGCTCGGTCCGCTGGAGCCTCGCCCTCGGCGGCACCTCGTTCGCCGTCTTCACGCTGTTCTGGACGTCGCTGACCTTCCTCCTCAGCGCCCCGCCCTTCTCCTTCGACGTCGGCACCATCGGCCTCTTCGGCCTGATCGGCCTGGCCGGCGCGATCGCGGCCCAGCGCGCGGGCCACCTGCACGACCGCGGGCTCGCCCTGCCGGCGATCGGCGTCGCCTGGGCGGCCGTGCTGGTGTCGTTCGTGATCGGCGGACTGGGCGGCGGCTCCGTCGTCGCCGTGATCGTCGCGATCCTCGTGCTCGACGTCGCGATCCAGGGCCACAACATCCTGGTGCAGTCGCGGATGTTCCAGGTCGACCCGTCGGCGCGCAGCCGCCTCAACACCGCGTTCATCACCACCAACTTCGTCTGCGGCGCGGTGGGCTCGGCTCTCGCCTCGTTCCTCTGGAGCCACGGCGGCTGGGGCGCGGTCTGCGTCGCCGGAGCCGTGCTGAGCGGCTTCGCGCTCACGGTCTGGCTCCTCGGCCGCCGCTCCGCCCTCGTGCTCCCCGCGGCGCAGCCGGCGGTCTGAGCGCGGCGGCGGCCGCCCGCGTCAGCTCAGCCGGAAGGGCTCACCCGGCGCGAGCACGTGCACCCGCTGCGGGTGCGACACCGCCCGGAGCACGTCCGCCGGGTCGCCGTTGAACGGCGCGAAGTCCGGCGAATCCACCGAGCCCCAGTGGTGCAGCAGCAGCTGCGAGCTCGGATGCGCGTCCGCCATCTCGATCGCGCCCTCGAAGGTGAAGTGCCACTCGCTGTCCGAGAAGTCGAAGAGCATCACGTCCGGGCTCGGCCCGGTCAGGTGGTGCTCGCGGATCAGCCGCGAGTCGCCGGGCGCCCAGACGGTGCCGTCGGGCGTCTCGATCCAGAAGCCGCAGGCGTCCTCCTCCTCGAAGAAGCGCTGCCCCGGCTCGGGGAAGGCGTTCTGCCAGGCGTGGTCGGCCGGGGTCAGCCGGACGCGGGTGCCGCCGACCGCGAACTCCTCGCCGATCCCGTGCCCGTGCGCCGCGAGTCCCTCGGTGGTCATCTCGGACGCGACGTAGCGCGTCGAGTGGAACGCCGTCGTGACCGGACCCAGCTCGCGACAGGTCGGCCGGCTGAAGTGGTCGTTGTCGCTGTGCGTGACCAGCACCGCGTCCAGCCGCGGCACGGCCGGCGCGGCGATCGGGAAGTCGATCAGCACCGGCATGTCGAAGCCGCCGAGCAGCGGGTCGATCATCAGCGTCGTGCCGCGGGAGGTGAGCAGGAACCCGGCCATGCCGAGCCAGCGCAGCGTCGTGCCCCCGTCGTCCTCGAAGGCCTCGTCGCCGAAGGAGCGGGTCGGCCCCGCCACGGCCTGGCGGCGCTCGTCGTCGTGGGCACGGGTCATCGTCGTCTCCGCTCGTCGAGGTCGGTCACGGACCACCCTACGAGCGGTCCCGGGAAGCGTCGGGAGCTCACTCCGCGAAGACGCGCTTCGCGACGTCGATCGCCGAGAGCGCCTTCGGCCAGCCGGCGTAGAAGGCGAGGTGCGTGAACGCCTCGACGATCTCGGCCTCGGTCAGCCCGTTCTCGCGGCCGATGCGGGTGTGCGACTCCAGCTGCACCGTGCTGCCACCGGTGAGCAGCGAGGAGAGGGTGAGGAGGCTGCGGTCGCGCTTGCCGAGCTCGGGACGCTCCCAGACGTCGCCGAAGAGGACGTCCTCGGTGAGCTGCACGATCTTCGGGGCGAGGTCGCCGATCGTGGCGCGGAGCGGGCTGGGGGTGGTCTCGGGCACGGGGATCTCCTCGGGGTCTGCGGTCGGCCGGTCGGCCGACCCGTCCCACTCCACCCCTGCCCGGCCGCGCGAGGAAGGCCCTGCCGGAAGGTGTACCGCCAGTGCCTGTCCCCGGCCGACGACCCGGCCTACCGTGGCGGACGGGGCGGACGCCCCACCCGCCCCGGAGAGAAGGACCCCCGTGAACATCGAACCGACGACCCCCTCCGTCAAGAACCCGCCCGAGCAGTTCGCCGGCGACGTCTGGCTCGACACGATCGTCGTGCCGCACGACGCCGACCAGCGCACCACGATGGCCCGGGTGCGCTTCGCCCCCGGCGCCCGCACCGCCTGGCACTCGCACGCCCGCGGCCAGTACCTGCACGTGACCCAGGGCGTCGCCCGCTTCGGCGGCCGCGACGGCACCGTCCTCGAGGTGCACGCCGGCCAGACCCTCTACACCCCGCCCGGCGAGGAGCACTGGCACGCCTCCGCCCCCGGCGTCTTCATGGAGCACCTGGCAGTCCTCGAGGCCGCCGACGATCCGGCCACGACGACGGCCTGGGCCGAGCACATCACCGACGCGGAGTACGGGGGCAACGCAGCCGAAGGGCGCTGACGGAGGCAGAGCATCAGCTGAGACGGCGGCTCATCGCTTCCCGTCCTCGTCGTCGACGACCAGCCAGTCATCCGCCAGGCCCTCGGCAGCGCGAGCGGCATCGAGGTCGTCGGCGAGGTCGTCGGCGAGGCGCGCACCGGCCGCGAGGCGGTCGACCTCGCGACCCGCCTGCACCCGGATGTCGTCCTGATGGACATCCGCATGCCCGAGCTCGACGGCATCGGCGCCACCGCCCTGATCTGCGCCGACCCGGAGCTGGCCGCGACGAAGGTCCTGATCCTCACGACCTTCGAGGAGGACGAGTACCTGATCGCCGCCCTGCGCGCGGGTGCCGGCGGCTTCCTCGGCAAGGGCGCCGAGCCGGAGGAGATCGCCGCCGCCGTCCGCGCCGTGCACGCGGGCGACAGCCTGCTCTCGCCCGCCGCGACCCGCAGCCTGATCACCCGCTACGTCCTCGCGCCGCAGGCGTCGCCGCCGCTCGTCGAGCCGCCGGAGTTCGCCCAGCTCACCGACCGCGAGCGCGAGGTCCTGCTGCTCGTCGCGCGCGGCCGCTCCAACCAGGAGATCGCGGACGACCTCGTCATCTCCCCGCACACCGCCAAGACCCACGTCGAGAGCGGCCTGCTGACCCCCGGCGCCTGATCCGCGCGCCGAGGCGTCCTCGAACCGCCGAGGCGTCCCGCAGCACCGGGACGCCTCGGCGGGAGCGGGACGTCTCGCGCGCTACTGCACCGGGCCGGCGATGCGGGGGAGCAGGCGCTGGATGGCCGTCGCCGCGGCGCCGCGGGCCCACTCGATCAGGCCGCCGTCGTCCACGAGGAGCGTCGGGGCGTCGGCGTCCGGGTCGCGGACGGCGGCGATCGCCGCGTCCACCAGCGCCGACTGCTCCGAGTAGAGCGCCACGCCCTCGCCGGCCAGGATCACCGTGTCGACCATCGCCAGGTTCGCGATCGCCGAGATCATCGTGCCGAGCGCCCGGGCCGAGTCCTCGAGGATCCGCGCGGCGGCCTCGTCGCCCTCGCGCGCCAGCGCGAAGCCCTCGGCCAGCGTCAGC
Coding sequences:
- a CDS encoding ABC transporter permease, with translation MLLLLAAVAPGILAPADPLAIAPRDAFTPPSAAHLLGTDESGRDVLSRLIAGAGASLLIGVSATAIGLVLGALLGVAAAFGGRFVDGVIGRILEVLFAFPALLLALLVIVVTGPGVVPATIAVGLSTAPGYARILRTQLLGIRDSGYVEAARVLGHSAPRILFAHVLPNTFGPLAVLATLGVGQAIVWASALSYLGLGAEPPAPEWGAMLSAGRTYLASAWWLTVFPGLVIVLTTIATTVLGGRLRGAR
- a CDS encoding dipeptide/oligopeptide/nickel ABC transporter ATP-binding protein, producing the protein MLLHATELVTRFPRPGGGTRTAVDGVGLELRRGETLGLVGESGSGKSTVARLLLALRRPDAGSVEFDGGPWSAATERARRPLRPRIGAIYQDSLSSFDPRWSVGRLLRDAGAESVPALLESVGLAASLERRSPRTLSGGQRQRVSIARALATRPDVLICDEPVSALDVSVQAQILDLLDDLQRRHGLALLLISHDLGVIAHMSDRIAVMRDGRLVESGPAAALLAAPREDYTRRLLAAAPRLDRG
- a CDS encoding epoxide hydrolase family protein, producing MSAAESISPFRIDIGESDVEDLRRRLRAARLPAPLPGDDWDTGVPTGTLRRLAEAWAEFDWPAQQARLNEVPQFTTVIDGQTIHFAHVRSGVPGAVPLLLTHGWPGSFLELLGLIGPLTDPAAHGGDPADAFDVVIPSIPGFGFSIPLTGGGWPTRRIAETWVTLMDRLGYDRFAVQGGDLGAGISPEVARVAPERVIGVHVNGTLGFVPEVDEETAASLTPLEQDRLRRVRTFMTEEFGYIAIQSTRPGLVGELLSDSPVAQLAWMLDKFQAWTHPAGTPAEEIVGLELLLANASLYWFTATAGSAASVGYAQESEWGAPPENSGVPTAVICFAHDIGIRRFVEDAHTIVRWTDVPERGGHFAALEEPETLVADVREFLRPLR
- a CDS encoding helix-turn-helix transcriptional regulator, whose protein sequence is MTNDPEARDFLTSRRARLTPEQVELPGGGHRRVPGLRRSEVAQLAGVSIEYYSRLERGDLRGASESVLEALAAALRLDHAEREHLFDLARAAEGSPLRSRRRKPATVRPSMRLAVESITSAPAFVRNGRLDVLVENDLFRALYADLYALPERPVNLARFAFLQRELAEAFYPVWSTAADITVGILRTEAGRAPHDAALQALIGELSTRSDEFRTRWGAHEVRHHASGSKHFHHPVVGDLHLSYEAFEPLGDPGLDFLIYSAEPGSPSDDALRLLASWSATHTAEAAEAAPARRSAPADRTSE
- a CDS encoding MFS transporter, which codes for MNRRTTLLFAVAGGVAVGNLYWAQPLLDFVATDLGTSTGSAGWLVTATQLGYALGVLLFVPLGDVLDRRILVPAAMLCASVALLACALAPTFAVLVATLALVGLTTVAGQILAPLAGDLADDATRGRVVGTVVSGILTGILVSRTVSGLIAQAAGWRTVYVVAAIAGVVLAVLLARAIPSLPPRTRLRYPALIASVFAIVRRERSVRWSLALGGTSFAVFTLFWTSLTFLLSAPPFSFDVGTIGLFGLIGLAGAIAAQRAGHLHDRGLALPAIGVAWAAVLVSFVIGGLGGGSVVAVIVAILVLDVAIQGHNILVQSRMFQVDPSARSRLNTAFITTNFVCGAVGSALASFLWSHGGWGAVCVAGAVLSGFALTVWLLGRRSALVLPAAQPAV
- a CDS encoding MBL fold metallo-hydrolase; this translates as MTRAHDDERRQAVAGPTRSFGDEAFEDDGGTTLRWLGMAGFLLTSRGTTLMIDPLLGGFDMPVLIDFPIAAPAVPRLDAVLVTHSDNDHFSRPTCRELGPVTTAFHSTRYVASEMTTEGLAAHGHGIGEEFAVGGTRVRLTPADHAWQNAFPEPGQRFFEEEDACGFWIETPDGTVWAPGDSRLIREHHLTGPSPDVMLFDFSDSEWHFTFEGAIEMADAHPSSQLLLHHWGSVDSPDFAPFNGDPADVLRAVSHPQRVHVLAPGEPFRLS
- a CDS encoding carboxymuconolactone decarboxylase family protein, yielding MPETTPSPLRATIGDLAPKIVQLTEDVLFGDVWERPELGKRDRSLLTLSSLLTGGSTVQLESHTRIGRENGLTEAEIVEAFTHLAFYAGWPKALSAIDVAKRVFAE
- a CDS encoding cupin domain-containing protein translates to MNIEPTTPSVKNPPEQFAGDVWLDTIVVPHDADQRTTMARVRFAPGARTAWHSHARGQYLHVTQGVARFGGRDGTVLEVHAGQTLYTPPGEEHWHASAPGVFMEHLAVLEAADDPATTTAWAEHITDAEYGGNAAEGR
- a CDS encoding response regulator transcription factor; this encodes MEVVGEVVGEARTGREAVDLATRLHPDVVLMDIRMPELDGIGATALICADPELAATKVLILTTFEEDEYLIAALRAGAGGFLGKGAEPEEIAAAVRAVHAGDSLLSPAATRSLITRYVLAPQASPPLVEPPEFAQLTDREREVLLLVARGRSNQEIADDLVISPHTAKTHVESGLLTPGA